One stretch of Oceanipulchritudo coccoides DNA includes these proteins:
- a CDS encoding beta strand repeat-containing protein: protein MKNSFYPILRKSLSASAALLALACTVHADTLAFIAADDDYATVANWNNVTAGAPATALPSAGDTAVINGGRIANLASDVSGSVPTSLVIPNNTSEGTLNIDAGGALVVTGLVVDSTNDGIGTVNINGGALTVNGTAAIGALGLVSISSGSYTSTTTASHFLGGTDSAPVTGSYEISGGTLQTSQAPGSFLQLTTEYLGISGGTVDFSSATVVGYLGSTVSVTGDTATIDFGSSLLVNNASRATTFEFNFNATGISPIKVDGTTRLNNATIVIDGTNYTGGTGSFPLFTGTGYDQIGGISAIVTVLGFPGFSVSMNINDTTDVFELVLSPAAAAGPNVFNKPNGDYNNALNWSLARVPVAGDTAVINNNNIANLDTDASAAVPDTLRVGNQPANTGTLNINAGGKLTASLIQVSTAGAADVLAVNAGGTLECLGLVSLVNAAGTLQVSGVGAVYRNSSNTTDPTKAITTGAGTLSVTNGGTVEVNNPANLNAVTDFKNNTVTVDGGSIVSDARIRFGFGGTTTLNIGGVGSLVAPKDFMISGAGTILNYTFDANGVGRIDCAGFAHLQNLTINIQAAALAGGGGAGLDSVFDLVDTQNVASLPLAVNVTGAAGTQGVDWFVRQDTFLNLFQIVFGDPPLEPIFLDVSESAGTLTITVDAADSKTGFDYTLESSSVLSGWTPVETKPGTGADLSFTDPAPTAGDKAFYRVSTAPQ from the coding sequence ATGAAGAATTCATTCTACCCCATTCTCCGGAAATCCCTTTCCGCGTCCGCTGCCCTGCTCGCCTTGGCATGCACCGTCCATGCCGACACACTTGCATTCATCGCGGCCGACGACGATTACGCAACGGTTGCCAATTGGAACAATGTCACTGCAGGAGCCCCGGCGACGGCGCTGCCCTCAGCTGGCGATACGGCCGTTATCAACGGTGGCAGGATCGCCAACCTGGCAAGCGATGTATCTGGATCTGTTCCCACCTCGCTAGTCATTCCGAACAACACAAGTGAGGGCACCCTGAATATCGATGCGGGCGGAGCCCTTGTCGTTACCGGTCTCGTGGTCGATTCCACGAATGACGGGATTGGCACTGTCAATATCAATGGTGGGGCCTTAACCGTGAACGGGACGGCTGCAATCGGGGCTTTGGGCCTCGTGAGCATCAGCTCGGGCTCCTACACGTCCACCACAACCGCATCCCACTTCCTCGGGGGCACCGATTCCGCACCCGTCACCGGATCCTATGAGATCTCCGGAGGAACCCTGCAGACTTCGCAGGCGCCCGGGAGCTTTCTTCAGCTGACAACCGAATACCTTGGGATCAGCGGGGGAACGGTTGATTTTTCCAGCGCCACCGTGGTGGGGTATCTCGGTTCAACGGTGTCTGTGACAGGTGATACGGCCACCATTGATTTTGGATCGAGCCTCTTGGTAAACAACGCGTCGCGGGCAACCACCTTTGAGTTCAACTTCAATGCCACGGGCATCAGCCCGATCAAGGTGGATGGCACAACGCGCCTCAACAATGCCACAATTGTCATTGACGGGACCAACTACACCGGCGGCACGGGCTCCTTCCCGCTATTCACAGGCACCGGCTACGACCAGATTGGCGGAATCTCGGCTATTGTCACCGTGTTGGGTTTTCCGGGATTCAGTGTTTCGATGAACATCAATGACACCACCGATGTTTTTGAATTAGTCCTTTCCCCGGCTGCCGCGGCCGGACCGAACGTGTTCAATAAGCCGAACGGGGATTACAATAATGCCCTGAACTGGTCGCTGGCCCGCGTTCCTGTGGCAGGTGACACGGCCGTCATCAACAACAACAATATTGCCAACCTCGATACGGATGCCTCCGCTGCCGTCCCCGATACCTTGAGGGTCGGCAACCAACCCGCCAATACCGGCACCTTGAATATCAATGCTGGAGGGAAACTGACTGCCAGCCTGATCCAGGTCTCCACAGCGGGTGCAGCTGATGTGCTTGCGGTCAATGCAGGAGGCACGCTTGAATGTCTGGGTCTGGTCAGCCTGGTGAATGCTGCCGGAACGCTTCAAGTCTCTGGAGTCGGTGCCGTGTACCGGAATTCCTCCAACACAACCGATCCCACGAAAGCCATCACCACAGGTGCCGGCACACTCAGCGTGACGAATGGCGGAACGGTGGAAGTCAACAATCCTGCCAACTTGAACGCCGTCACGGATTTCAAAAACAACACTGTCACCGTGGACGGGGGGTCCATCGTCTCCGATGCCCGGATCCGCTTTGGTTTTGGAGGGACGACCACGCTGAACATCGGGGGAGTGGGCAGCCTCGTCGCTCCCAAGGACTTCATGATCTCGGGCGCGGGCACCATCTTGAATTACACCTTTGATGCCAATGGGGTTGGCCGGATCGACTGTGCCGGGTTTGCCCATCTCCAGAACCTGACCATCAACATCCAAGCCGCGGCCCTTGCCGGCGGTGGTGGGGCCGGGTTGGACAGCGTCTTCGATTTGGTGGATACCCAGAATGTCGCCAGCCTTCCGTTGGCCGTGAACGTGACCGGTGCGGCCGGAACGCAGGGCGTTGACTGGTTTGTCAGGCAGGACACCTTCCTCAATCTCTTCCAGATTGTATTCGGTGACCCGCCCCTTGAGCCGATATTCCTCGATGTATCGGAATCAGCCGGGACCCTGACGATCACCGTCGATGCCGCTGACAGCAAGACCGGCTTTGATTATACCCTCGAGTCGTCTTCTGTCCTTTCAGGCTGGACGCCCGTCGAGACCAAGCCGGGTACCGGCGCCGACCTATCCTTCACGGATCCGGCTCCAACCGCTGGCGATAAGGCCTTCTACCGGGTTTCCACCGCTCCCCAGTGA
- a CDS encoding BMC domain-containing protein encodes MDLKQNGTSIGLVETSSIARGIYVADTMMKAADVQIIVNRTICPGKYMVLVGGSVARVSAAIEAGVQAAAHTCVDHFTIANVHPEVFPAISGVTHLPEMKALGVIEGFSVASVIKAADASVKAADVQLVTIHLAMAIGGKAFVTLTGDVAAVEAAVQAGADVISRKGMLVESVVIASPTPEIVSEFV; translated from the coding sequence ATGGATTTAAAACAAAACGGGACTTCAATCGGGCTTGTGGAAACCAGCAGCATCGCGCGCGGAATTTACGTGGCCGACACGATGATGAAGGCCGCCGATGTGCAGATTATCGTCAACCGGACCATCTGTCCGGGAAAGTACATGGTCCTCGTCGGGGGTAGCGTGGCCAGGGTTTCGGCAGCCATTGAGGCTGGTGTACAGGCCGCCGCTCATACCTGTGTCGATCACTTCACGATCGCCAATGTCCACCCGGAAGTCTTTCCAGCCATCAGCGGGGTGACCCACCTTCCCGAGATGAAGGCCCTTGGGGTAATTGAAGGATTCAGTGTTGCCTCGGTCATCAAGGCAGCCGATGCATCGGTCAAGGCCGCTGACGTCCAGCTGGTCACGATTCACCTGGCCATGGCGATCGGCGGAAAGGCATTCGTCACTCTCACCGGGGATGTTGCCGCTGTGGAGGCGGCGGTGCAGGCCGGGGCCGACGTCATTTCCCGGAAGGGCATGCTGGTCGAGAGTGTTGTCATCGCCTCCCCAACCCCGGAGATCGTCTCGGAGTTTGTTTGA
- the metX gene encoding homoserine O-acetyltransferase MetX, producing MIDPPTESTETHPGEIGLVRWKDYVHTGAFTFESGEKIPGFTLRYETYGKLNPQKDNAILICHALSGDHHCAGIHNLNDKKQGWWNNMIGPGKPIDTNKYFIICSNCLGGCQGSTGPKSINPETGNPYNMDFPLVSIRDMVRSQYLLLREGLGVESIYAVIGGSMGGMQVLQWGIDYPDFVRKLIPMATTARQNAQAIAFNEVGRLAVMQDPEWQNGAYGDGKGPNVGLAVARMMAHITYLSDAGLEEKFGRDKVKPNEARSQFDAEFQVESYLRYQGQSFISRFDANSYLYLTKALDRFDLFGESGQLEDRVKAIRARTLVVAFKSDWLFPPAQNRAIVHALLRCGCEASYAELDLTLGHDSFLVNAPDLYQLVHNFLNA from the coding sequence ATGATTGACCCGCCGACAGAATCCACGGAAACACATCCGGGCGAAATTGGACTCGTCCGATGGAAGGATTATGTCCACACGGGAGCCTTCACCTTTGAATCGGGGGAGAAAATTCCCGGGTTTACGCTGCGCTACGAGACCTACGGGAAGCTGAACCCGCAGAAGGACAACGCCATCCTGATTTGTCACGCCCTGAGCGGGGATCATCACTGCGCGGGCATTCACAACCTGAACGACAAGAAACAGGGCTGGTGGAATAACATGATCGGGCCGGGCAAGCCGATCGATACGAACAAGTACTTCATCATCTGCAGCAATTGCCTTGGCGGCTGCCAGGGCTCGACTGGACCGAAATCCATCAATCCCGAGACCGGCAACCCCTACAATATGGACTTTCCGCTAGTCTCGATCCGAGACATGGTCCGCTCGCAGTATCTGTTGCTTCGCGAAGGGCTCGGCGTGGAGTCAATCTATGCGGTCATCGGCGGTTCCATGGGCGGAATGCAGGTTCTCCAGTGGGGCATCGATTATCCGGATTTTGTCCGCAAGCTGATTCCGATGGCGACCACCGCGCGCCAGAACGCACAGGCCATCGCCTTCAACGAAGTGGGTCGCCTGGCCGTGATGCAGGATCCCGAATGGCAAAACGGCGCTTACGGGGACGGGAAGGGCCCCAATGTAGGACTGGCGGTTGCCCGTATGATGGCTCACATCACGTATCTCAGCGATGCCGGCCTCGAGGAAAAATTTGGCCGGGACAAAGTGAAGCCCAATGAAGCCCGTTCGCAGTTTGATGCGGAATTCCAAGTTGAAAGTTATTTACGCTACCAGGGACAGAGCTTTATCAGCCGCTTTGACGCCAATTCCTACCTTTACCTGACCAAGGCCTTGGACCGCTTCGATCTCTTCGGCGAATCAGGCCAGCTTGAGGACCGGGTCAAGGCCATCCGTGCGCGGACCCTTGTTGTGGCTTTCAAGAGCGACTGGCTCTTCCCGCCCGCCCAGAATCGGGCCATCGTCCACGCGCTTCTGCGTTGTGGATGTGAGGCCTCATACGCGGAGCTCGATTTGACGCTTGGACATGACAGCTTCCTCGTGAACGCTCCCGACCTGTATCAGCTGGTCCACAACTTCCTGAACGCCTGA
- a CDS encoding bifunctional acetyl-CoA hydrolase/transferase family protein/GNAT family N-acetyltransferase, whose amino-acid sequence MRIHLASGAACPHALVEDLLQHVEDIEDLELMQGLTLPPAPWLDRKKYPGIKTNAFYLDARLSELVNQGDADYSPVHYSDIPTLYRDGTIRIDAALIMVSPPDEYGYCSLGPSVEWTPAAIETARVVIAQVNPEMPRTGGLSHVHVSKIHYALEFSAPLPELISSEEDPVFSQIGEYAAQLIRNGDTLQFGVGPVGDGLAAALRQHRHLGIHSEVIGNGVMNLFKEGVIDNSRKTLLPGKVVASHALGTSELYSFLNTNPHFDFRPADFTNNPISIARNEHMVSVNGALLMDLTGQTVVDSVQGLFRSGVGSMVDFVRGAAMSLHGRPIIALASSGVDDEGKRFSRIVADLPMGAGVGCNRSDVHYVVTEHGIASLRGRTIQERVQELIQIAHPDFREDLLKKAREHHLVPPYFQLPPPYKDAAHGIRIRKIVLRDEQEYILRPLGAADDRRLQEFFYSHTEETIVRRYGFTVTRMSRERAFELVGIDQNHDLAIAIVELQGPRQVIHAVGRYYLDADKKGAEMAFVVSESKRRVGMARTLLESMLETAHQRGLTHLWAQVDRDNTPMMGLFRKMGAEEKEGDDMHTVHVDIPLTKEVMKEIKKPKKAFHLFRNRSESKDS is encoded by the coding sequence ATGCGTATACATCTCGCCTCAGGGGCTGCATGTCCGCATGCATTGGTTGAAGACCTTCTCCAGCATGTTGAAGACATTGAGGATCTCGAGCTCATGCAGGGCCTCACCCTCCCCCCGGCGCCTTGGCTGGACAGGAAAAAATATCCGGGGATCAAGACCAACGCCTTTTACCTGGATGCCCGTTTGAGTGAGCTCGTCAACCAGGGTGATGCCGATTACTCACCTGTTCATTACTCCGACATCCCGACTCTTTACCGCGATGGAACCATCCGAATAGATGCCGCGCTCATCATGGTTTCCCCTCCCGATGAATACGGCTACTGCTCGCTTGGGCCTTCTGTTGAATGGACTCCTGCGGCCATCGAGACTGCCAGGGTCGTGATCGCCCAAGTGAATCCTGAAATGCCAAGGACAGGCGGGCTAAGTCATGTCCATGTATCTAAAATTCACTACGCCCTTGAGTTTTCGGCTCCCCTGCCGGAGCTGATCTCAAGCGAGGAGGATCCGGTCTTCTCACAGATAGGGGAATATGCGGCCCAGTTGATTCGTAATGGCGATACTCTTCAATTCGGGGTCGGTCCCGTGGGGGACGGCCTCGCTGCCGCACTCCGTCAGCATCGGCACCTGGGAATACACTCTGAGGTCATCGGCAATGGGGTCATGAACCTGTTCAAGGAGGGCGTGATTGACAATAGCCGGAAAACCCTTCTTCCGGGAAAGGTCGTCGCCTCCCATGCACTTGGAACAAGTGAACTGTATTCATTTCTCAACACAAATCCGCATTTTGACTTTCGTCCCGCGGATTTCACAAACAATCCAATTAGCATCGCCCGTAACGAGCACATGGTTTCTGTTAATGGTGCTCTGCTGATGGACCTCACCGGACAAACCGTTGTCGATTCGGTACAGGGGCTTTTCCGGAGCGGGGTCGGCTCAATGGTGGATTTTGTTCGCGGCGCGGCGATGAGCCTGCACGGCAGACCGATCATTGCCTTGGCCTCATCCGGCGTGGACGATGAAGGAAAGCGCTTTTCACGTATCGTGGCAGACCTACCCATGGGTGCGGGTGTTGGATGTAATCGATCGGATGTCCACTATGTGGTTACTGAGCATGGCATCGCGAGCCTGCGGGGACGCACGATCCAGGAACGTGTTCAAGAGCTTATCCAGATCGCCCATCCTGATTTTCGCGAGGACTTGCTCAAGAAGGCAAGAGAGCATCACTTGGTACCGCCTTATTTTCAACTTCCACCACCCTACAAGGATGCCGCCCACGGTATTAGGATCCGAAAGATAGTCCTGCGCGATGAACAGGAATACATCCTCCGCCCCCTTGGGGCCGCTGACGACCGCAGGCTGCAGGAATTCTTTTATTCCCATACCGAGGAGACGATTGTCCGCCGCTACGGGTTTACCGTTACCCGCATGAGCCGTGAGCGAGCCTTCGAGCTTGTCGGAATTGACCAAAACCACGACCTCGCCATTGCCATTGTCGAACTCCAGGGACCGCGACAAGTGATTCACGCGGTCGGCCGTTACTACCTTGATGCAGATAAAAAGGGTGCTGAGATGGCGTTCGTCGTTTCGGAAAGCAAGCGGCGTGTCGGAATGGCGCGCACTCTTCTGGAAAGCATGCTGGAAACCGCACATCAAAGGGGTTTGACTCACTTGTGGGCCCAAGTCGACAGGGACAATACGCCCATGATGGGGCTCTTCCGCAAAATGGGGGCCGAGGAAAAAGAAGGCGATGACATGCACACGGTTCATGTGGACATTCCGCTGACAAAGGAGGTTATGAAGGAAATTAAGAAGCCTAAAAAGGCTTTCCATCTCTTCAGAAATCGGTCAGAATCAAAGGATTCCTAA
- a CDS encoding ABC transporter ATP-binding protein — protein sequence MAEVSLKDLVKIYPASGKTPPVGAVKRINLDIKDREFMVLVGPSGCGKSTTLRMIAGLEEITEGEISIGKRVVNDIQPKNRDIAMVFQNYALYPHMTVFENMAFGLKLQKKPKEEINKRVMAAAEILGIESLLERKPKAMSGGQRQRVAVGRAIVRNPKVFLFDEPLSNLDAKMRVSMRTEISKLHARLGATMIYVTHDQVEAMTMGDRICVMKDGDIMQVAEPLQLYNSPENMFVAGFIGSPPMNFLHGTLTKEDGSVWFTEENPGSAPIKIKLSDNLAAKGITHVGNKVVFGIRPEDIADANTVTDIDPTVRSKAKVEVSEPMGAETFLYLDSGAHSFIAKVHSGDKYEITQNVELYFNMEKVHLFDPESEKVLRN from the coding sequence ATGGCCGAAGTATCCCTGAAGGACCTTGTTAAGATCTACCCTGCCTCGGGGAAAACCCCGCCCGTCGGGGCGGTGAAGCGGATCAACCTCGATATCAAGGACCGCGAGTTCATGGTGCTGGTCGGGCCCTCGGGATGTGGCAAGTCGACAACATTGCGGATGATCGCCGGGCTTGAGGAAATCACGGAGGGAGAAATTTCCATTGGTAAGAGGGTCGTAAATGATATCCAGCCGAAGAACCGTGACATCGCAATGGTCTTCCAGAATTACGCCCTCTACCCGCACATGACAGTTTTTGAAAATATGGCCTTTGGGCTGAAATTGCAAAAAAAGCCCAAAGAGGAAATCAACAAGCGCGTCATGGCCGCGGCGGAAATTCTCGGGATCGAGTCGTTGCTTGAACGCAAGCCCAAAGCCATGTCGGGTGGTCAGCGCCAGCGTGTGGCAGTGGGTCGGGCCATTGTCCGCAATCCCAAAGTGTTCCTTTTTGATGAGCCCCTTTCCAACCTTGATGCCAAGATGCGGGTGTCCATGCGGACGGAGATCTCCAAGCTGCACGCGCGCCTTGGAGCGACCATGATCTACGTGACCCACGACCAAGTGGAAGCGATGACCATGGGCGACCGGATCTGCGTCATGAAAGATGGGGATATCATGCAGGTGGCCGAACCGCTCCAACTGTACAACAGTCCGGAAAACATGTTTGTCGCGGGATTCATCGGGAGCCCTCCCATGAATTTCCTTCACGGTACGCTGACGAAGGAGGACGGCTCGGTCTGGTTCACAGAGGAGAATCCCGGCAGTGCGCCCATTAAAATCAAGTTGAGTGACAACCTGGCCGCGAAAGGCATAACCCATGTGGGAAACAAGGTTGTCTTCGGGATTCGCCCAGAGGATATCGCGGACGCAAACACGGTAACCGACATCGATCCGACCGTGCGTTCAAAAGCGAAAGTGGAAGTCTCCGAACCGATGGGGGCGGAAACATTCCTTTACCTGGACAGTGGCGCCCACAGCTTCATCGCCAAGGTCCATTCCGGGGACAAATATGAAATTACCCAGAATGTTGAACTGTACTTTAACATGGAAAAGGTCCACCTTTTCGATCCGGAATCGGAAAAGGTGTTGCGGAATTAA
- a CDS encoding YadA-like family protein produces the protein MKTISKNTKSSVVGTVILAALLPSALFGLDVNEDVNVDGTVTIQTAPTDAAFGINDDGLGVNPAIPEDLGTLINPVADTTPVYTQLGGATISEEDFDNSGIIAETNGNLTLLSNQGQEETFAYTRAVRNDVYNADQPLAGQSAQFVNIGGYVDPDTGVFVELGLLDLAENWDPAFVGTALEGELILDPTIADSLTPEQEALLVSVSDIPGDGGNLLVSGDATVLGTLSAGGVADVEGTLNTHFGLVSANIAAIADEAAVRATADDEISAGYIAADAELAAGIAANNDTLSVHYGLVSKNIGDIDLNKTAIADEAAARAAADDEIVAGYQAADSAIVAGYQAADAELAAGIAANNDTLSAHYALVSKNIGDIADNKESIERNARGISMVAALTHSTILPGMENALDINAAYFEDELGLAISYSRRVNENTQINFGAASTSDFEESVVRGGVSFQW, from the coding sequence ATGAAAACTATATCGAAAAATACCAAATCCAGCGTTGTCGGGACCGTTATTCTGGCAGCACTTCTCCCGTCTGCCTTATTCGGCCTGGACGTCAATGAAGACGTCAATGTCGACGGGACGGTCACAATTCAAACCGCTCCAACGGATGCTGCCTTTGGGATCAACGACGATGGCTTGGGCGTTAACCCTGCCATTCCGGAAGATCTGGGCACCTTGATCAACCCAGTTGCTGATACAACACCTGTATACACGCAGCTCGGCGGAGCCACGATCAGCGAAGAAGACTTCGACAACAGTGGCATTATCGCGGAAACCAACGGCAACTTGACATTGCTCAGCAATCAGGGACAGGAAGAAACCTTCGCCTACACCCGCGCAGTCCGTAATGATGTTTACAATGCCGACCAGCCGCTCGCCGGTCAGTCAGCACAGTTTGTGAACATTGGTGGATACGTAGATCCTGACACTGGTGTTTTTGTTGAACTCGGATTACTCGACCTTGCTGAAAACTGGGATCCCGCATTTGTCGGAACTGCCCTCGAAGGTGAGCTGATCCTTGATCCGACCATCGCCGACTCACTCACCCCTGAACAGGAAGCTCTTCTGGTAAGCGTATCGGATATCCCCGGAGACGGCGGAAATCTTCTCGTTTCTGGTGATGCTACTGTATTGGGCACACTGAGCGCTGGTGGAGTTGCCGACGTGGAAGGCACCTTGAATACGCATTTCGGTCTGGTTTCTGCGAACATCGCAGCAATCGCTGACGAAGCTGCTGTTCGGGCCACCGCTGACGATGAAATCTCTGCTGGTTACATCGCTGCCGATGCTGAATTGGCTGCTGGCATCGCTGCCAACAATGACACGCTTTCCGTGCATTACGGCTTGGTTTCCAAGAACATTGGCGATATCGACCTTAACAAAACCGCCATTGCTGACGAAGCTGCTGCTCGCGCTGCCGCTGATGATGAGATCGTTGCCGGCTACCAGGCTGCTGACTCGGCTATCGTTGCCGGTTACCAGGCTGCTGACGCTGAATTGGCTGCAGGCATTGCTGCTAACAATGACACATTGTCCGCTCATTATGCTCTTGTTAGCAAGAACATCGGCGACATTGCTGATAACAAGGAATCAATCGAAAGAAATGCTCGCGGTATCTCGATGGTGGCTGCCCTTACGCACTCCACTATCCTTCCGGGCATGGAAAACGCCTTGGACATCAACGCGGCATACTTCGAAGACGAACTGGGTCTGGCAATCAGCTACTCCCGTCGCGTCAATGAAAACACGCAGATCAACTTCGGTGCTGCCTCCACTTCCGACTTCGAAGAAAGCGTTGTCCGCGGTGGTGTTAGCTTCCAGTGGTAA
- a CDS encoding methionine biosynthesis protein MetW: MPRHQIKRETDLQIISEWIDEGQSVLDVGCGRGILLEHLIRTRSARALGVDASLEKVQSCVKRGVPVYHGAAESLLEEFPDGYFDWVILSRMVQELAHPGELIRASLRVASNVAVGFVNHGYWLNRWSTLRTGSRPTNEVFPLSWDAGHPYNPVTIKGFNQFASKEGIDIANTIFLKGDWRQRTSFLPNLTAGYAVYHLRGTSGTWLSGG, translated from the coding sequence ATGCCACGCCACCAAATCAAACGGGAAACCGACCTGCAGATCATCTCCGAATGGATTGATGAGGGGCAAAGCGTGCTGGATGTGGGTTGCGGACGCGGAATCCTCCTTGAGCATCTCATCCGGACCCGCTCGGCACGCGCCCTGGGGGTTGATGCCAGCCTGGAAAAAGTACAGTCCTGCGTCAAACGGGGAGTCCCGGTCTACCATGGCGCCGCAGAATCCCTTCTGGAAGAGTTTCCCGATGGCTATTTCGACTGGGTCATTCTTTCCCGAATGGTTCAGGAGCTCGCCCACCCCGGTGAATTGATCCGCGCGTCACTGCGTGTCGCCAGCAACGTCGCTGTCGGCTTTGTCAACCATGGTTACTGGCTAAACCGCTGGTCCACCCTCCGCACCGGCTCGCGCCCGACAAATGAGGTCTTTCCACTATCCTGGGATGCCGGCCACCCCTACAATCCCGTCACGATCAAGGGATTCAACCAGTTTGCCTCGAAGGAAGGAATCGACATCGCCAATACCATCTTTCTCAAGGGCGACTGGCGACAACGGACTTCGTTTCTCCCAAATCTGACAGCGGGATATGCGGTGTACCATTTGAGGGGCACATCTGGGACCTGGCTTTCGGGGGGCTGA
- a CDS encoding 4Fe-4S dicluster domain-containing protein produces MGLDRSDLLERIRTAGVVGAGGAGFPTHRKLDAQVEHVIANGAECEPLLYKDREVMLQESVRLMEGLRLMQEITGATTVTICVKEKNADVMDVLRPLMEPLGFRSLVYPNVYPAGDEYVLVHAVTGRLIPPGGLPLHVGCVVDNVETIINVAKAVEGIPVHEKWVTVTGEVAEPKTFKVPLGTSFRECIEMAGGLTCEDPAILTGGVMMGGLSFDLEAPVTKTIGGLIVLPSDHYLVQRKGAPKETYTRVGHGQCDQCSMCTELCPRYLMGYPIEPHKVMRNLLMTGEDKQRTSLWAEFCCECNICSLIACPEQLDPKNICVDAKALLRETKTSRTEQELEVLTRGIHPARHGREVPISRLYRQLGLNPYDRPAKFAEASAQPASVRIPLRQHIGTPASSSVELGQQVKAGELIGTVAVKDLGCPVHAGIAGTVSKINGSEIIISA; encoded by the coding sequence ATGGGTTTGGATAGAAGTGATTTACTCGAGCGGATACGCACGGCCGGAGTCGTCGGGGCCGGGGGGGCGGGGTTCCCGACTCACCGGAAACTGGATGCGCAGGTCGAGCATGTGATCGCCAACGGCGCGGAGTGCGAACCGCTGCTGTACAAGGACCGCGAGGTCATGCTGCAGGAGTCGGTGCGTCTGATGGAAGGACTACGGCTGATGCAGGAGATAACCGGTGCGACCACCGTCACGATCTGCGTGAAGGAGAAGAACGCGGATGTGATGGACGTCCTTCGCCCGTTGATGGAGCCACTCGGTTTCCGATCACTGGTTTACCCGAATGTTTATCCGGCTGGGGATGAGTATGTGCTGGTGCATGCGGTGACCGGAAGGCTGATTCCTCCGGGCGGGTTGCCGCTTCATGTCGGTTGTGTGGTGGACAATGTGGAGACGATCATCAACGTGGCAAAGGCCGTGGAAGGCATCCCGGTCCATGAAAAATGGGTCACGGTGACGGGCGAGGTGGCCGAGCCGAAGACTTTCAAGGTCCCGTTGGGCACCTCTTTCCGGGAATGTATTGAAATGGCGGGCGGGCTGACCTGTGAGGATCCGGCCATTCTGACCGGCGGTGTCATGATGGGGGGCCTGTCCTTCGACTTGGAAGCACCCGTCACGAAGACAATCGGCGGGTTGATTGTGCTGCCGTCCGACCATTACCTTGTCCAGCGCAAGGGTGCCCCAAAGGAGACCTACACGCGCGTTGGTCACGGGCAGTGTGACCAGTGCTCAATGTGCACGGAATTGTGCCCGCGTTACCTGATGGGCTACCCAATCGAGCCGCACAAGGTGATGCGCAACCTGCTCATGACCGGGGAGGACAAGCAGCGGACCAGCCTCTGGGCGGAGTTCTGTTGCGAGTGCAATATCTGCTCACTGATTGCCTGCCCCGAGCAGCTCGATCCCAAAAACATCTGTGTCGATGCCAAGGCATTGCTCCGGGAGACAAAGACCAGCCGCACCGAACAGGAACTGGAAGTCCTCACCCGCGGGATTCATCCTGCCCGGCACGGGCGGGAAGTGCCCATCAGCCGCCTTTACCGGCAACTCGGGCTGAACCCGTATGACCGGCCGGCAAAGTTTGCCGAGGCAAGCGCACAGCCGGCATCGGTTAGGATCCCGCTTCGCCAGCATATCGGCACTCCGGCCAGTTCCTCAGTGGAGCTGGGCCAGCAGGTCAAGGCCGGGGAGCTCATCGGGACGGTTGCGGTCAAAGACCTTGGTTGCCCTGTGCATGCGGGTATCGCCGGAACGGTATCGAAAATCAACGGGTCGGAGATTATCATTTCGGCATAA